In Myxosarcina sp. GI1, the genomic window ATTGTATGCTGAAATTTACTGTAATTTTTGTTTGATAAAACTAACTAGTTGAGAGAATTGTTTTTTCAACTGTTCGGTTTCTCGTTCCATCTGAGTAATTTTTGTTTTTAACGATTTAATCTCATCACGCAAAGCTGAAACATCGCCAGAGTTACTGCCGTTAACTTCAGGAGATAGAGATACTTGAGTTTGAGCGAATTTTTTAGCCTTCATCATGGCATCTCGGATCGCCTGAACTAACTGTTCGCGATCGAAAGGCTTTTCGACAAAAGCGAACGTTTCAAAAGGTTCGCTCATTTTATCAGTCACTTCTTCTTTGCGACCAGACATCAAAACCAGAGGAATAGTTCTTAGCTGCTGCTGCTTTTGAATTTCTTGATAGACTTCCCAGCCACTCATTTTAGGCAATAAAAAATCGAGCATAATTAGGTTGGGGTTTTCGCTTCGGATTAGATGAAACCCCTCTAACCCGTCTTTGGCTTCAATTACATCAAAGTTACCATCTGGCAACATGTCTTTAACTCGCATTCTAATGACTTTACTATCATCAATAACTAGAATTTTGTGAGTTGGCACGATTCTCTCCTGTGAGGCTAAATTTTATCTTTAGTTTGCTAAATTTGTTTTACAGGGTCGAAAATACTTTTGTTTAAACAATAATGCGGCTAGCCTTTAAAAAAATCACAAAGGTTATAGGCGCACTGAGACAGACGAAATCTGCTTGAGTTGTCGAAGTAAGTTCGATTTACAAATATAGAGTTCCCTTTTTGTCTGCCAAAATATCAACTAGAAAATAATTGTTTGAATATAAATATATAAGTTACTTTATGCCTACCCGTTTGAAATAACGACCCTAACAGTTATGAACGAATCTCAATCAATTAAACAGCAGTGGCGACGAGAAATTACTGCTTTACCAACGTGGCTGAAGGGTTCGATTGGAAAAGCTAGCGAAATATCTACCGTACAGCGAATTATCAAGCAAAAAAATCTTCATACTATATGTGAAGAAGGAAGATGCCCCAATCGCGGTGAGTGTTATGCCAACAAAACGGCTACTTTTCTGTTGATGGGTCAAACTTGTACTCGCGCCTGTGCTTTTTGTCAGGTAGAAAAAGGACATGTACCAACAAATTTAGACTCAGAAGAACCCCAAAAAGTAGCTGCGGCAGTAGCTATGCTGGGTTTACAATACGTAGTTCTTACTTCTGTAGCTAGAGACGATCTAACAGACGGAGGCGCACAATGGTTTGTTAGAGTAATGCAGGCAGTTCGCCAACAAAATCCTCAGACTAAAATTGAAGTTTTGACCCCCGATTTTTGGAGTGGCAAAGAGGCAGCAGTAAATCAAAAAGCTAGAGTTGCTACTGTAGTAGCAGCCAAACCTGCTTGCTACAACCATAATTTGGAAACTGTCAAACGTTTGCAGGCACCAGTTAGAAGAGGTGCTAAGTACGATCGCTCGTTGAATGTTTTGCGCTATGTCAAAGAACTCGACTCCAGTATTCCAACTAAATCTGGCTTAATGTTGGGACTCGGAGAAACCGAAGCAGAGATTATTGAAACTATGCAAGACTTGAGAAGTATAAATTGCGATCGCCTGACAATCGGTCAGTATATGCGTCCTTCTCTCTCGCATTTACCAGTACAAAAATATTGGACTCCTGAAGAATTCGCTCATTTGGGAGAAGTTGCTCGTTCGTTAGGTTTTTCTCACGTGCGCTCGGCTCCTTTAGTTCGTAGCTCCTATCACGCGGGGGAAGAATAAAGTAAAAGCCTTTTCTATACAAGATAGTAGGTTTTGTAAGCAAGGGTGCAGGGGGCAGGGAGCAGAGGATAATGTAAGTCAGAGTTATCCCCTCGCTTCCTGCTTCCAAGCAAAGCGATGCTCTAATTCCTAAAAGCCTGCTTTCACTGCTTTCACTGATTACAAACTATCCCGTTCCTTTAAACAAGCCCTGGGGACGTACTAATAAGATAACCACCATAATAAATAGAGCTACTCCTAATTTATATTCGGAACCGAGCCAGGGAACGCTCAATTCTTGTGCCAGTCCAATAACCAAAGCGCCTAGTATTGCGCCATAAGGGTTGCCCACGCCACCCAAAATAACCGAAGCAAACAATGGCAAAATTAAAAACCAACCCATATTCGGTCGCACAGCCGTAATTAAGCCGTACATTCCTCCCGATAAAGCAGTCAAAACTCCCGTAATTACCCAAGTCCAAATTACTACTCGTTCGACATTAATCCCCGATACTCTGGCAAGATCGATATTATCGGCAACTGCCCGCATTGCCTTACCGATTTTGCTGTTTTGCAAGAAAAAGTGTAGTCCGAGAATGACTAAGAATACTAGTCCGATGACTACCAAACGATAATATGCCACTTTAATATCAGCAAATTCTAAGGCTCTTACAACTGGTAAAGCATAAGATTGGTTACTGCTACCCCAAATTAATAAGATCGCACTGCGAATAAACAACGCCAGACCAATAGAGATAATAATCAAGGTAGTTGCACTAGCGCGGCGATCGCGCATTGGCTTCCAAAGCAAATATTCGGCAATTAACATGGCAATTATCGTTCCTACGGTTCCGAGCAACATTGCCAACCAGATATTTATGCCGTTAGTATTCGCCAACCAGGTTAAATAAGCACCCAGAGTCATAAAATCCCCATGAGCAAAATTGGAAAGATTTAAAATACCATAGGTTAAAGTCAAACCAACCGCAGCTAGAGCTAAGACACTGCCAATAGCCAGACCATTAAAAATCAGCTGGAGATCCATCATTGTCTGTAAACTAATTAAACGGATATATTTTATCGGTTTTGTTCTGTTCGAGACGATTGGTAACTTAAACTATGGCTCTATGACAATTGCCAAACAAATCAATTGTTGCACGATTACTCGGTTGCTTTACCAAAACCTTTCTCTATCCGAGCGCTAGTTACAGATGGCTTGCTTTTGTTAGAGCCAAGCAATCTGCATACCAAAATAATTTCAAAAAGATTTTAAACCTCGTTTGTAAAGTTTTTGAATTCGAGTTTGAATTTTGTTAAGTGAGGATTTAGAACCCAAATTTTTAGGGTCTGAGTTTTGTAATTGGGTTAGAAGTTCTGCTTCTTCAGTTGCAATATCTCCATCGCTATAAACTATAGTGCTGACAGCAGACAGCAAATCTTCATAATTTTCTACCGTCGGTTCAGAACCTAAATAGTCTTGTAATAAGCGATCGCATTCATCAGGCGGTATTGGTTTGTTACTAGTCAATAATTCCTGAGTTTCTGCTTCACCTGCCAAGCCTTGCTCTTGCGCTATTTTAAGCAAGTATTCTCGTTCTTGAGGTTGAATTGCACCGTCAATCCAAGCAACTGCAACTAAGATTTTGAATATTTTTTTATTATTATCTGTCTGGGATGTCACCATAATTATTCCTCACGCTAGAGTAAACTGTGCTTTGAAACAATAAAATCTCTATGTTTGTAAATTTTAGAAAATGGTGTTGCTTAAAACTACGATTTATTATTTATTGACTAAAATTCAAACAAGTTAATAAATTAAAAAAAATCTTTATTTTTATAATAATATTGTTTGGTGATAATATAAAAAAATCAATTGCTTATTTGCCAATGTTGAATCGAACTATTTTGTTCGAGACACTGTGAGTGAAGTTGGCTGGCAGCAGCAAAGATAGATCTATCGAGCGAGCGGTCGGTTTTATTTGTAGCTTTAGTAACTGAAGGTTTAGGACGAATTCTTAATAGATAGTAGCCATTAACCAGTTGTGGTGGCAAGCTAAATTTAGTTTCGGTAATCATACACCAGGTTATCGGCAAACTAGAGCGATCGTAATACGTAAAATAAATATCGAAACCCTCAATAATATTAGAGTCGATATCTACGAGTAAGGCTTGATTTTTTGCTAAATAACTATAGTGAAAAAAAGTATCTGGCGATCCTACAGGTAAGTATTCGTGTCTTACAAATGATTCTGGCAGCCAGTTCCTGTATTTAAGAATAACGTAAATATAGTAATGTAAGCTCAAATAAAACCAATTTTTATAGTTAATTAAATTGTGATAAAAATCGTTGACTTTACTATTAATCAAATAAGTATTAGTAAATTGTTCGTCGTCTATTTTTACAGCAGGATAACTAATTTGTTCCGAATAATTATAGTATCTAACTCCTAAAGAATATTTCCCTAGCTGTAATTTAACTGTATGCCAACTACTATCGCTGGAAACTAAGTTAGATTCAATACTAGTAACGGTTTTATAACCAGGAAAGCTATAAATAACAACAATCCAAGAATCGGAAGACTTATAAGCTGCTTCAAGATTCAAACTAATCGTACTTGTTACTTTAAATGGTCCTAAAGTTCCGATGACTGCATGAGTATTCCAACGAGGTCCTTTAGTCATCAAAACGGGCAAACTAAGAGGAGTATCTATGGTTTCTTGAGATAAAACTCGCCACTGTGAGGCTTTACCTTTGGCAATTGCCAGATAAACTGTAAATAAATTACCGATCGCGAACTTAGAAACTTTAAAAAATACTAAAGATAATAAAGCTAGAGGAACTTCCCATAACCAAGATATGCTGTTCATAATTATTTAGTTAATATGTTAAACAAACAATTCTGAGGCAAAATCTCGACGTTTGGTAAAACGATAAGAGTCGAGTATTGCTCCCCAAGTTGCTTTTCCCGTAGCTGGATCGATTCCTTTATCGTAAGTTTGCAACTGTTCGCCATTGGTTTCAAACCCCACAAAAACTTGATAAGTATTTCCTTGATAATTGAAGCTACAGGGGGTATTTTTTATAGGTGAGGTTTGAAAACTATACCGATTATCATTTAAGCGATCGACAGCAACTTTTAAAGTACAGTCTGGCAAAAATTGAATTTGTTCTGAAGTTATTTGATGTAATAAATCATCATTTTGACTAGCACCAGCAAATGCAGTAAAGTTTTTAAACATATAGTACTCTACCTCTATATTTTCTCTTTGCCTCAGTCGTATAATACGAGAGCGATAGGGCTGGTCTAATTTAACAGTGTTTGCTTGTTCGGCAAATAAAGTAATGCTGTCCTCGGTAAAAATTGGCACTGGACGCATCCATAAACGCAGATGAACGAACCAGGCAGGTTGCGCTAGTGCTTGCTGTTGATTGTCGAATTCTCCAGCAAGATATTTACCGAGTGTAATTAATCGATCTGATAAAGCCATACAAAATAAATTTAGAGCCAATCTTTTTAGTCTAAACTAGAGCTTCTCAGTTAGAGCAATGATTTTGTCAAAGGAATATTTACGAACCAATGTACTTAGTTCTGTAGCTAAAATTAAATAATTAGAGGGAATTTCGTCAATTAGCTCCATAATTCGATCGCTATCTACGGCGATCGCTGCCATTTTAATTGCTGCTGCCGAATGTTGCCAATTC contains:
- a CDS encoding chromophore lyase CpcT/CpeT, which encodes MALSDRLITLGKYLAGEFDNQQQALAQPAWFVHLRLWMRPVPIFTEDSITLFAEQANTVKLDQPYRSRIIRLRQRENIEVEYYMFKNFTAFAGASQNDDLLHQITSEQIQFLPDCTLKVAVDRLNDNRYSFQTSPIKNTPCSFNYQGNTYQVFVGFETNGEQLQTYDKGIDPATGKATWGAILDSYRFTKRRDFASELFV
- a CDS encoding branched-chain amino acid ABC transporter permease, producing MDLQLIFNGLAIGSVLALAAVGLTLTYGILNLSNFAHGDFMTLGAYLTWLANTNGINIWLAMLLGTVGTIIAMLIAEYLLWKPMRDRRASATTLIIISIGLALFIRSAILLIWGSSNQSYALPVVRALEFADIKVAYYRLVVIGLVFLVILGLHFFLQNSKIGKAMRAVADNIDLARVSGINVERVVIWTWVITGVLTALSGGMYGLITAVRPNMGWFLILPLFASVILGGVGNPYGAILGALVIGLAQELSVPWLGSEYKLGVALFIMVVILLVRPQGLFKGTG
- the lipA gene encoding lipoyl synthase; the protein is MNESQSIKQQWRREITALPTWLKGSIGKASEISTVQRIIKQKNLHTICEEGRCPNRGECYANKTATFLLMGQTCTRACAFCQVEKGHVPTNLDSEEPQKVAAAVAMLGLQYVVLTSVARDDLTDGGAQWFVRVMQAVRQQNPQTKIEVLTPDFWSGKEAAVNQKARVATVVAAKPACYNHNLETVKRLQAPVRRGAKYDRSLNVLRYVKELDSSIPTKSGLMLGLGETEAEIIETMQDLRSINCDRLTIGQYMRPSLSHLPVQKYWTPEEFAHLGEVARSLGFSHVRSAPLVRSSYHAGEE
- a CDS encoding response regulator → MPTHKILVIDDSKVIRMRVKDMLPDGNFDVIEAKDGLEGFHLIRSENPNLIMLDFLLPKMSGWEVYQEIQKQQQLRTIPLVLMSGRKEEVTDKMSEPFETFAFVEKPFDREQLVQAIRDAMMKAKKFAQTQVSLSPEVNGSNSGDVSALRDEIKSLKTKITQMERETEQLKKQFSQLVSFIKQKLQ
- a CDS encoding DUF6208 family protein, with amino-acid sequence MNSISWLWEVPLALLSLVFFKVSKFAIGNLFTVYLAIAKGKASQWRVLSQETIDTPLSLPVLMTKGPRWNTHAVIGTLGPFKVTSTISLNLEAAYKSSDSWIVVIYSFPGYKTVTSIESNLVSSDSSWHTVKLQLGKYSLGVRYYNYSEQISYPAVKIDDEQFTNTYLINSKVNDFYHNLINYKNWFYLSLHYYIYVILKYRNWLPESFVRHEYLPVGSPDTFFHYSYLAKNQALLVDIDSNIIEGFDIYFTYYDRSSLPITWCMITETKFSLPPQLVNGYYLLRIRPKPSVTKATNKTDRSLDRSIFAAASQLHSQCLEQNSSIQHWQISN
- a CDS encoding TerB family tellurite resistance protein, with protein sequence MVTSQTDNNKKIFKILVAVAWIDGAIQPQEREYLLKIAQEQGLAGEAETQELLTSNKPIPPDECDRLLQDYLGSEPTVENYEDLLSAVSTIVYSDGDIATEEAELLTQLQNSDPKNLGSKSSLNKIQTRIQKLYKRGLKSF